The genomic stretch TCCACAGCGTATGTGATCCACTCACAACGTGCGAAGTCAGGGTAGTTGTCTGGATAATTTGGAGATGTAACATCGACGCTTGAGTGTCTCGATAGATAGATGGTCTCTGAACAGTTGCCTGTAGAAATGAAGAAAACGCCAGTGACTATAATAAACTATATGGCATTAATAAGTTTGCATGATGGGGTATAAATATAGTGCCGTCAAGAATTTCATGCTATAATGATGAAAGCAATTGTCCTTGACAATTCTGAACCCAGTATGAAATCTAGACTATAGACTTTGGGGTTTCGGTGGCGATCTGATTGTAGATACATTAGTATAATATTCGTTAGGTGAAATGTGCATATATGCCGcgaaaataatgacaatggGAACGAGGTTATTATTTGGGAGATTATGTACAAATTTCACCATTACAAACCATAGTTCAAGATGATAGCACTGTCAGACTGTGTCGTTTGGGCAATTCCATTATGCCATTATTCCATTTTAGTAAATTTATCTCGAGTATGACATTGTAACTTTTTTATCATATgcaatataaatttatatgacAAGTAACACAAATGTTCCTCCGTGCTGTCTCTTATTTCTGTGTATATTTGTTTAGGGGCCCGCGTTTATAGGTGTTCGTCACCTGTGTGGGCTGCCTGCAGCTAACTaatgtcaaagttaaataaataaatatttcaaataacacAACTTACCTGCACATTCTTCAAAGTAATCAGAACAACAGTTATCATTGAGGATACAATCCCCAGCACAACTGCAATCAAAATCCCAATTGAAATATCCACATAGGCCTTCACAAGAACCCGCTGTAAAGATGAATCAAAATGAAAGATAACAAAAGAATTGAGAACTTTAATCAATTTACAGGGTCGCCaagtttgtaatattttaaagtgAAGACAGCGATCGAGCGCCAGTAGTGAAAACATCCCGTACATGCTGATTAAAAAACTGCCCATGTGCAAACATACcgtcacacaatgtcacacactcgcgcagacatatttttttagaTATGTTCACACTATCCCGGGACACTATcacggcgagagtctgggtaaccgaaactAGTTTACACACAGCGTTTGCCTCACAATGTCctacaagctcaataaacgagcATTGTTTGCTTCGGACACAATTTCCCCTCCCCCCCTAAACGtacgaacgaagttcgcttattgatcTTGTGTGACGTTGTGCGATCGTTCCTTACCATCCAAATGCTGAAGAGTTGCATAAAAACCACGTGCAGTAATACTGTAATCAGATGCAAATCTCATCCATACTGATCCATCACTTGATACGAAATCACTTGGTAGTGTAGCACCAGAATGCCTATTAATAACAACATTCTGTCCCGGCACATTTCCGTCGCCAACAGTTAAAAAGTCACTGTCCAGTTCTGTAACGAAATCTTTGAATTCAACGGATATCTTGCCATCGTATTCAACATAGGCAGTCCACTGGCATCGGGCGTCGTTCGGGTAATTGTCGGGATAATTCGGACTTGTGATGTTTACAACGCCCCCGGTGGGTACGATTACTGTTTCAACGCAATCACCTGGATGAAGAATATAAACAAGAACATAAGCGAAAATGTGAACATGTGTTGTGTACGACTTGATGTAAGTAggtaatagtatagtatagtaccagGATCACTGCCATATATGAAACGGTAGTAATACAGCTCAGTAACAGTCTATATTTGTAGAATGAAATCTTGTGGtacaaaacaacaatatttatCTTATAAtgtactcccatggtaaaatgTTGTTGAGTGATCGACATTCGACTATTTCCAATGCTTTGTAACATAAAATCCATTCTTGAAACTTTTTGACCAATCAGCAAATCGAATGTcaaacaatattcaaattatatacagattatattatatatatgcaaatatatgttaaTGATGTCTACCTGCACATATTTCATAGTAGTCCTCACAACAATCATCAGTGAAAACACAACTTGATTCACAGCTACAACCAAGAAGACTGTTGTATTCACCACACATTCCCGCGCATGATGTTCCTAGAAAGTAAACATGTAAGCTTTAAAATTTGTGAGTTAAGATTTTGTTCATGACGTAGAGAAGTTTAGATACTGGGGTTGGAGTCGAAATAGTACCACCAACACGTGTTTACAATTTTATAAGTATGTGCAAACAGCGCCACCAGCGACATAGATATCTGAATCAGTAAAGTTGAAGACAGCGCCGCCAACGACATTTATGTCTTCTTTATTTCACTGAAGTTGAAAACTTCCAACTGCATATAATGCCACCATACTTCATATCTGCAAGTGGATTTTTACGACTTTCTGTGCACATAGTAATTTTAACCGAGGAAAACGATCACGGTTGCTCCGTGTAATATGTAGGAAAATCATATCTCAGCAGTCATAAGACTAGTACATTAACATGCGCAATAGTTGTAAACAAGCAATGTCCGTCCAGTCCTTCTAAAGTGTCAGAGAGTTCCACAAAACACAAATTAAACTCCCTTTTGGCAAATTGTGCTCAGAAGTATGACAGTGTCGTGGAACGGTACGGACGCCTGACGCAGTTGACGTTTGAAAGTTtgaccacagaccctccaccaaggtgggggtggagggtctatggtttgacccACCTTCAGTTATCGTGATATTGAAACCTCTGAACGTAAAAGCACTGTCGGCCAGAAATCGTATCCATACTGCACCAGCATACGAAACGTAGTCCATCGGTGGGCTGTTTCCTCCGAATGCCCAGATTTCACTCGTATTCATACTAGGATGGTCACCATGGCCCGCAAAGATAACATCGCTAGATTCGGTTAAGAAGTCGGTGAATATGACAGCTAGCATGTTGGCATATCCACTGCCATATACAATCCATTCACAACGTGCATCGTTTGGGTAGTTATTGGGGTAATTTGGTGACGTTACATGAGCACTGCCGCCAACAGGTAAGGTGATGATATCGTAACAGTCACCTATAAATAAGATCAAGATGGGATACGTTTAAGTATATCAAACGATGTATATGAGTCGGAAACCATTGTCCTCAATTCTCGACCATGTTCATCTGTAACGCTGTACCTTAGATCTCAGTTGGCAATGCTGTATAGTGGTCGGTCAAAATAATAAGATGAACACTGACGTGTAATCATTTTGGATTCGGTTCTAAATGCTTCCTGTTAAACTTACATGGCAGTGCTTTTTTGACATGCGGTACATGCAACACCCGGTCCACTGTATTATAGTCCCTCTAACACAGGCAGagttatcaataaatacattgtagattgaggaatatattatttttatataggTGGGAGGCAGACAAGTTTCTACCTTATTCTTTAGTTTTTACCTGTTACCATAATTATAAACGTACATAATTAAGTGAGTTTTTTTTACTAGTCTGTATCGTTGATTTCTTAATGTCATTCTCAAACCTTAGCCATAAATCCAACAGAATGTGTTACCAATAAGGAaagtaatagggaacttgcaatccagactgagcatgctcagatgcaaaggactatgtgattatctgtggttatcgtaatacctaatctggagctactgataaaattaacctcccacagttgtcagggtaactatgaattgattatttgtggttacaaacaatgtatcgaCAATGaatacaatactaattgattagtatttattattactttccccatgatgcaacatttaACATGGCGGGTtcgcaagttccctattaaatGAATTGGAATAATAGCACTTTGCATAGTATGTTGGAACTTCGGAggactgtacatgtgtattacatttcatggtttgataagaacagtgttGTGGCCTCTTTATGTACTGTGATAGCTCATATTCGcatattgaatttaaagttccctggcatttcatgtacatgtaaaggggCCATAAAAGTCTTCTTATCAAATCgttaaatgtaatataagtctatgatgtacttccaacatgctgtgccaagtgttattaatccaattcgtTTATTTACttcccctgtttgtaacaagttctacTTGTTAACGCTTGCATGTCGTTGGTTGTATGTTGGATTATTTGGCCTACCTGCACAAACCTGGAAGTAGTCTCCACAGCAAGAATCTTCAATCATACAATTCAGTTTACAACTACATTGGTGGTTGTCATTGTATGCATTACAGTAGCCAACACATGAACCGTACACTACGAAATAACATTGGGAGAAGCAAAGTTAAAAACATAGACAACCAACACGCTGAATGTTGAAGATAGCAGTTTTGTCAACATGTGCAGTCGATGAAGGCAGTCGTACAAAAAGCTTTTCATGAACATACACGATTTTTCAGTAGGGTGAGATTTTTATTGGAAAGTAACAGGGAAAACAGCTAGTATTTCAACGGGAAAAACTCGTATGTCAGCTGAGAGGGCAATGGTGAAAGGGAAAGGTATCGGCAACGTGGGCAGTGTTTGAGCATTGTCGAATTTGATTAATCTAATGGCGTAGATAAATGTTTGTTTAAAGAGAAAATGAAGCTGAatgagagagggagagagagagagagagagagagatagagagatagagagagagagtgtgtgtgtgtgtgcgggggggggggtacatacgaaaatgtttcattttcctTTTAATCATAAGTTTGACTAAAAACTTTCAACATAGGTCATTAACtatttgtgactttttttcgaattcattcttttaaaaaaaaataactcatTGGTTGCACCTGATAAATTCAGTCAAAATGGATAACCAAGTGTGAAACAAAATTGActaaagtctgtgtttgttactcaatgcattgcaaaaagctaaacaaaaatgtgtaaaaagtttaaattgttattgtacgtacaataacaaacattttcacaTGTTCATTAATCTTTTGCCAattgtactgagttacaaacaaggacttagcatatgttgtttcacattgatttttcaagtacgaagccatgataaaatattttataaatgtaatccaaaataaatgcacaatcctcatccatatgcatatggccactttaagatgaCTCTTACCGATATCAGTGAGCTGTACATGTAAACCTTTATAGGTCGAACTTTCATCACTTGTAAATCTCAACCAAACCGCTCCGTCATCTGATAAATAATCTTCAGGTCTGATAAAACCTGAATGACTCCAAATAACACTGGTCGTTTCATCAGGTTCGTAGCCATTCCCTGCAGAGTAGTAGTCACAACACTGCTCAGTAAAAAAATCATGATGTGTTACATAGATTCGTGTTCCTGCTTCCGTGTCTACAACCCACTGACAGCGGGCGTTGTTTGGATAGTCCAGGGGGTAGTTCGGGGTTGTTATGTCCACGCTTTCTCCCCTTCCAAGGGTTATATTCCAGGTACAGTTACCTAAGAAAGAGAATTGAAAATTATTATTGATCAAATTACCATCATATTTCACATCAGTATATGggtaaatatcatgttttaTTAAGAACGAAGTTTGCATGGCATATGACTGAACCTTCTTCAAGCCCTGGGATTGGGACAGGGTCTGGAATGTGCCGCCAAAACGGTTGAATAGCTTGACATGGGTCATCTTCTTCCAACAACTGTCCAGTCAtatgaacaataaataatatGGGTATATTCTTATGCTTTCGAAATATATAACACTTTTTGGAATAactattaaaaatagaaaacaatagTATGCGAATTGTAACGTGTCCACAATTTGTCTAAATGATACATGAGTTGTTAATGGAACAAAATTAGCGGACCTCAACAACTGAAATCCTAGAATTGCGCCACCTCGGCCAGTGTCGGAATATATTGGGGTAATGTGAGGCGTGTAAGTCAGCTTCTGAAGTCTTACTTATCCCGTGTAGTCTTATCATGAACCATGGGCCCATTTTAAGCTGCCGGTGGGGCAGATCACCttggtcccccccccccacataccTTTACGCGATATCACACGATGGAAATGAATGAAGCTGCAAAAGAGATTTTTTTATGCGTATGAACATTGTTGATAAGAGCCTTGTGTATAAACCCCCGTCACAACATTCGTATGGTGACTCAGTCCACAATCAACGATGTTTGTATGGTTTCACAGCCCTTCTGAGAGATTGAAATACATCTGATTTGGACTGAACACACTACAGGAATATTAATGTTTTTGACGTGAGGTTCTTATCAATCGCATTTATCTGTCAGATCACTGGACAGGTGTGTCCATTCCATTTTTTTGTGTGCAGTCAATTAATTTTCATTGTACAACGATGAGTGACGTCACTTTCTGTCACTAGttgcaatacatgtatcaacggtaacaaactttcaaaaatgttgaaTGAGGAATGGTCCCATATTTGACACGAGAGACATGTATAATATCCTGAAAGGATGTTGAAACAATAGACGTGAACATATACCCTACTCGAAACAAAACAGACATTTAAGATAAGTTTAAAAAGAGAAAGTTTTGAGACATACCTGCACATACTTCGAAATAGTCCACACAACAATCGTCAGAACGGAAACAATCATAATAGCAACTACAGCCATGTCTTTCATTGTAAGCACCGCAGTAGCCTTCACATGACCCATGACctagaaacaaacaaaagcaaTCCTTGGTACGTTTGATTATGCATCCCGGGGAGCCTCGGATTGGGGTCAATGACGTCACTGGGGAGCCTGGAGACTCCCAGAGTTGCATAATCGACAACAACCCTCGTCACAGACTGCAGTCAAATTCAAATCcacgattttttttcaagtattttGGTGCTGTGCAAAAATTGACTTTATTTTTAACAGAGAAATTGTTTCATGACAAACTTGTGACTTCTTACTGCCAATGTTCTTATGAGTTTTATCTAGCGCCCTCTCTTCCTGAACGTTTATTTTAGTTGCACTTGTTTAATGTACATAATTCTGATTTATCTCCAACAACCAACATGATTGTGTACCTCAACAATGAGCCTTGAACCTTGAATTACCAAACTATCGACGTGATAAACcgttacatattttttttgcagaaTGACGACTTCGGCCATTGGAAACAATCTTTTTcttgatacacacacacacacacacacacacacacacacacacacacacacacacacacacacacacacacacacacacgcacacttACCTATATCgtatacaaatatttgaaaacccTTTTCGTTGATTCGCGAATCTGAAACAAATCTCATCCAAACAGTATCGCCTATGGAAACGAAGTCATCTGGGGCTGTGAAACCCGAATAGGCCCATATGACACTGGTATTCTGAGACGGGGTATCTCCATTGCCAGCAAAATAGTGGTCACAGCAAGACTCGGTGTAGAAGTCTCCGAAGATAACATCAATGCTAGTCCCTTGTTGAGTACTGATAATCCACTGGCATCTCGCATCGTCGGGATAGTTCGATGGGTAGTTTGGAGAAGTAATATTTACGTTACCGTCAATCGGAATGGAGATGGTTTCGGTACAGTTACCTAGAGGGTGAAAACCGACGATAgttgtcattgaaatattatgtcaGTTTTGCGTACTGGTAGAGGTAGAGATTATCATATTATCATCACTTACTTTCATATATGTTACCATAGACCTCACATCGACATCCAAACCAGAAGACATTGGTCAGTTGTCAAGGGCAACGTGGCATTATGACAGTAATACtgtctactcacagagtcaaaattatgatgaaactaaattttgaatttttgctaATGTATATCTCTTCAGTATCGTCAGCGCCACAGTATTGAAAAACATGATGGCTCTTTAGTAAGAATTACTCCTGTCAATGTAGACTAAACGTTCGTGAGAAATGATTCTTCTTGCAAGATGACACAAGTCGGTGATCGATGGCTATATAGCTATAGTATATTCTCTTGTATATCTGCAAAAATCATGTCACTTTCCTATAGAAACACAGGAAGCTCTTTATTGAAGGTCACCCGGTCTGTTGAGCTTCATAAGGTTGTGGATCGTTTGAAAATTTGGTATGTCATGACTCAATGTATAGAACTTAAATTGAGACTCTAAATGGGGGAAATGACAAGTGTAAGAATTAATCACCAGCACAAACTTCGAAGTAGTCTCCACAGCAGTCATCTTCAAAAATACAGTCCCTCCTACAGCTGCAGGCGAATTTCTCGTTATACTGTTCACATAGACCATCACAGGATCCGTAACCTGCACAGAAAGAATGGATCGTTTGAACGTATGACCACATAGACAGATAAATATTAACGCAAAGTATTCTTGTCTGGTTTCATAAATTAATGCAACGTGTGCTACATATAGACAATACAGTGACGTCTCAAGTACAACAGAAATCCAATTACCCATCTCGGTTTTACAAGTACACACCTATGTTCAGTTATTTGCTATATCACACTTACCGGTATCATATAATCTCACTAAGAAACCTTTCGATGAGACGCTATAATCCGTATTGAAGGTTATCCAAACAGCGCCACCAAAGGACACAAAATCGTCAGGGAGGAAAGGACCCGAATGTTCCCAAATCGTAGTGCTACCGAAGCTGGGATTATTACCATGGCCGGCAGAATAGAAGTCACAACATGCCTCAGTGTTAAAATCCAAATGCTCGACGAAGATTCTTGTACCTTCAGTGGTATATGTGATCCATTCACAGTCCAAGTCATCAGGGTAATTACCAGGATAATTTGGCGACATGATGTCAACGGAGCCCTCAGATGGAATGGTTATGTTCAGGACACAGTCGACTTCAAAGGCGAAAAAGAAGCGACAGGGGTACATATGTCAACTTAAAAATGCAAGTGCATTTAGCTAGAAAAATTCGGAAATTACATGAGCACATGGGAGAGGGTTCTAATAAAACTACATTGGTTCTGATGCATATGAACAAACCAAAAACACACACCAAATGTAATTAAATTGACGCTGTTTTATTAGTGACAATAACAAAATCTAGATGGAACGCCCAAAAAATTAATTAAGTGATTTTTTACCAAATGGACCAAATCGCGAATGACTCATCCATTAATTTGATCAAATGGTGTTAAGTAAATCCACGCTTAGATTTGTTTCATCATAACAAAGTTAATTAGATGTAAAATCCACCTTCTAATTAAATCGACCCTTTTTTATTTATAAGAACAAATTTTGAGTgtatttttaatcaaatttcCACGAAGTTAATTAATTGCATTATTGTATAATTAAACCAACCCTACTTACTCaatgaaattaattaaattgAAATCTTTTTACTCAATGAAAAAATGTTGATAGAAACACCCATTCCAATTAAACCAAGATATATCATTGTTTACATTAGTAAACGTGGCATCTTGACTTTGCATTACTAACATCAGCCATCGAACCATAACCAATAAAAAGGCTGCCTTTGgtatttgaatttgtttttgttttcttaagaTACATTATAACTAATCAGAAGAACTGTTGGGTGTTGTCGGATATATATGTACTCTAGTGATTGGTCTATAGTTTTAGTTATAATTCATTTTTACATACTTCGCgtatttgttcttgttttgAATACACAATTAATATGCAACGCGGTTAATGCAATGAATGCGCTcgcgcgcgcgcgtgcatgtgtacgtgtgtgtgtgtgtgaatttttCCTTCAAGTAAAGTGGTTCGTACTCCTAAAAAGTTATAACAGTGTCTGAAACAGAAATACAGTTTAGTGAcgaacaaaatgaaataaaataagatacaACAGACTAATCGATAACCCACTGCATTCTAATTaatgataatgtaataattaaaCAAGTGTTAACACACAAAATAGAGATGAGACTTTACAGGCAGATACTAAAGGAAACCCTACCTTCTGGAGGCATTGCTGTTGATGGAATTGCAGTAACATTAAGACCTGCAAGTAAGTGTAATGAAAGTAGTCAATATCAAACATCGTTTGGGTATAAACGTGTTGCTGTGAACATCTTCGTTGTATCAATGACCGGCCCTACGTAGAATATGTACACGTAGTCTTGTTATTTTTCCAGATATGAACATCCGGGGTACTTGCTGGGCAAGTAAAACTGATATTGCACTATTCAATCGGTTGGCATGTAATAAAAGTATTACACACCCAATGTGGGCACTTACAGAATGTTATCCACCCTCCTCGCGGTAACGTTTGACAGATAACCATCCGATCACTATATAAAAATCGACAGTTATACATACGGCCCGGATGGGTTTTGCGGACCGAGGCTATACTGCAGAAGGGCCTCAGCAGGTTTCATCATCTACCTCCGAGTCGGAGAATGCTaacatatatttgaaattgGACATTTTGTTGACAGTGTTGTAAACTGCTTTCGGCACAGTGTGGGAAGTCGTTACTGTACTGACATTATCTAttcattattattgtaaatatggGACAtggtgttaccatggtaatagtTATAATTGTGATAATGGTTAAATCGCGTAGGCGTATCACCAAGTGGGTCGGTACGTTATGTTTACTGACCCATTTTTGTTTTCAGCTCCGAGGAATAAAAATTgggtcaatatgcaaatactgGACATCTAAATGTATACTGTAATAGCCTATGATAACATCAATAAGATTGAAGTTACGAAATTAAACTTCTCGATAGTCAGCATACATATATTGTCATTAAATCGCCATAACTATCAACGTCTCTCTCAGCTACATCCGAGGACACACAGCTGTAAAAATGATGTACCTGCTGGAGAGTGTATTCATTTTgttaaacaattttttgttgCTAATACTTGATGTATTTTAACTATTATCGGTGTCGCCAAGAAAAAGTGTATTGAAATAGTCAAATGAATTTCCCCATAGCACTGGCGTAATCTAATGATCTATCACTGACGTTGCATTGCTTTGTAGGCCCTTAGCAGCGTAAATGACAGTAGTGCAACATGTCGTGCGAGTGACTTGTATCGTCTATGATACATGCAATTATTGCCCGATAGAGCTCCCAACATTTCCTTTGCAATACATAGGGCGTGATGTTAGATATATTGCATGATTTTAAGTATATATCTTACCGAAGCGCTTTAATTTTctaattatatgtatttttatttatttatttatttatttatttatttatttatttatttatttatttatttatttatttatctatttatttatttatttatttatttatttatctatttatctatttattcactcactcattcTCGAAGCTATTACAAgctattttgtttttgtacataaaATTGTGTGACTACTTCTATGCCAAATAACATAGTTCAAATAATTACAGTGTAATGTCTATATAGTAAGTTTAggttttttcttccttttttttacattcttgAAATAAGTTATAGTTAATGCATATATAAAGTGAACCAGCTTACAAACTAATGCGAAATCCGGACAGCAGTCACCATAGTCGAGACAAGCTGAGTCACAACAACAGGATTCCGTCACGGCGCAACGGCCACATGCCCCTTCAC from Glandiceps talaboti chromosome 12, keGlaTala1.1, whole genome shotgun sequence encodes the following:
- the LOC144442906 gene encoding CUB and sushi domain-containing protein 1-like encodes the protein MSPNYPGNYPDDLDCEWITYTTEGTRIFVEHLDFNTEACCDFYSAGHGNNPSFGSTTIWEHSGPFLPDDFVSFGGAVWITFNTDYSVSSKGFLVRLYDTGYGSCDGLCEQYNEKFACSCRRDCIFEDDCCGDYFEVCAGNCTETISIPIDGNVNITSPNYPSNYPDDARCQWIISTQQGTSIDVIFGDFYTESCCDHYFAGNGDTPSQNTSVIWAYSGFTAPDDFVSIGDTVWMRFVSDSRINEKGFQIFVYDIGHGSCEGYCGAYNERHGCSCYYDCFRSDDCCVDYFEVCAGNCTWNITLGRGESVDITTPNYPLDYPNNARCQWVVDTEAGTRIYVTHHDFFTEQCCDYYSAGNGYEPDETTSVIWSHSGFIRPEDYLSDDGAVWLRFTSDESSTYKGLHVQLTDIVYGSCVGYCNAYNDNHQCSCKLNCMIEDSCCGDYFQVCAGDCYDIITLPVGGSAHVTSPNYPNNYPNDARCEWIVYGSGYANMLAVIFTDFLTESSDVIFAGHGDHPSMNTSEIWAFGGNSPPMDYVSYAGAVWIRFLADSAFTFRGFNITITEGTSCAGMCGEYNSLLGCSCESSCVFTDDCCEDYYEICAGDCVETVIVPTGGVVNITSPNYPDNYPNDARCQWTAYVEYDGKISVEFKDFVTELDSDFLTVGDGNVPGQNVVINRHSGATLPSDFVSSDGSVWMRFASDYSITARGFYATLQHLDAGSCEGLCGYFNWDFDCSCAGDCILNDNCCSDYFEECAGNCSETIYLSRHSSVDVTSPNYPDNYPDFARCEWITYAVDGSNISVEFNDFVTEPYADYLSAGNGDDPNNNSSVIWLHSGFDLPNDFISDGDVTWIRFFSDYSFNFRGFNITLTNLALTTIEGTTTKPQPTTPITTNCTVDLTIPEGGYLDVASPNYPGDYPNNIYCEWVASTVDGTRIFVEHLDFNTEQCCDYYYSGHGNEPHYNNSVIWEHSGIFLPTNFDSLGGTVWIRLATNGDTTSKGFLTRIHDTGRGSCEGTCNFYNEKYACSCERDCVLKDECCGDYFELCAGNCSESITIPTDSSVIVTSPNFPEYYPDDSRCQWIVNTEQGTKIDVVFGDFYTEPCCDFFSAGNGNNPSQNTSVIWGHTGYTAPDDYLSVGDTVWMRFISDSRVTEKGFQVFLQDIGIGTCVDLCGTYNERHECSCYHTCFLDEDCCPDYFDVCAGNCTESITLAKGGSVSVTTPNYPNNYPDDARCEWIIDATEGSKILVEYIDFRTEECCDVYFAGNGYEPDITSSVIWAHSGFIRPDDYLSNGNAVWMRFVSDSSIGYKGLHAQVTDIDFSVASLG